GTTTTTACACAACTCTGATCCCCACTCCCTTTCTTAGTTGGCAAAACTTCCTTATAGTTTGTGAAGACTGTAAGGAGTTGTTAATGGACAAAAAACACGTTTATTTCTTTGATGCGATGCGCTGTGTGGCGGCGCTGGCGGTGATCATCATTCATGCGCTTGGGCCTTACCGTCATGAACTTGGACAAATCCCAATGGGCGAATGGGTAACAGCGATCACCTTTAATGGTTTTAGCCGCTGGGCAGTACCAGTGTTTATCCTTATCACTGGCGCTCTCATGCTTAATGATACGCGCCCTTTCGATCTTAAATACTACCTATCGCGCCGATTAGGCAAAGTGCTGATCCCATTTTTAATGTGGTCGCTGTTTTACGCCTATTTGTCAGGCTGGACGATTGAAGGTTTTAATGGCGAAACGGTAAAAGAGGTACTCGCTGAGAGTTATCATCACCAAACTTATTACCACCTGGGATTTTTTTACTACTTCATCCCACTTTACGCAGCTATTCCGTTTCTGCAAATCTTCGTTCGTAAATTCGACGATGGGGCGCTTTATGCGTTCACAGGGCTCTGGTTATTGACGACCCTGCTATTCTTGATGCGTATAGATGGCCCTTGGAGTGAGCAGTTCTGGCTGTATATGGGATTGCTGCCACTGGGCTACATTTTGTATCAAAAGCTGCCTGCCAGTCGCGGCGTGGTGGTGATATCCGTCATCCTTGGCGTTGGTGCGATGGCACTAAGCAGCTACATGGTGGTGCAAGGCAGTATTGAAGCCGACCGCTATTATGTCGGCCGCTGGTTCTCATACAAGACGCTGAATACAGTTCTCGCGGCAAGTATGATTTTCATTGTCTGTAAGGCATATGCGGACAATCTAAAACCAAAAGTGAAGAAAGTGGTGAGCTTTATCAGTCAATACAGTTTAGGTATCTATATTCTGCACCCGCTGTTTTTATGGCCGATGAATGAGCTAGGACTGCACCATGGACACCCGATTTATATGATCCCTTTCTGGGTCATCATCAGCGGCAGTTTGGCGCTGGCCACCAGCTGGCTGCTCGCTCGCAGCGCAAAAACTCGCTGGTTGCTGCCATAACGTTTACTTCCCGACACACACCACGTTCAGCAAGGTGTTACCTTTAAGCGGTGACACCTTGCCGTTGGTAAATAGTCCCTTCTGACCATCTCCCCAATACGGCATTTGCATCGGCCACTGGTTGTTGTTCATGACCTTGGAACCAACAAGTGCTTGCCACTCACTGTTGCTCACTAAATGCATATCGAGATCGCTGCATACCTTAATGGCGCTGTTGTAGCTTAAACGATTCCAAGCCTTATCATGCTCCATATAGAACTGATGGTCACCGCCCGAGAGGTAAGGAACAGCATAGCGTTTGCCATCGACCTGTGTAGAGAGTCGAACGGAGAGAGAAAAAGACTTGGTTGTAGGCAGTGCTGGAATGGTTGTCGCTTTCTTGGCAGGTTTTGGCGCTGTCGATTGGGATTGAGGTGTTGGTTGGGACTTGTCTTGGCCAGACTGAGGCTTAAGGGCAAGGGTTTTCTCAGATGCTTGTGGTTTACTGAAGGCGGCTTTTACACCGGTAGGGTTGGAGGGCTTGGCAACGGAGGAAGACGAAGCGCTCACCATCTTCCCGCTGCGCTCAACCACACGAATAAATGCATCTCCGTAGCCGCTTACTCCTTTAACCTCGATTAAGTCCCGCTTGGCTTTATTCACATCGGTGTAAGGGCCAATCAAACAGCGGTAACTGCTCTGCTGTGGCAGCATCCAGACATCGGAGGATATCTCCGAGTACAGTGGCATTGCCTGCTCAAGAGGCATCGGCGTCTCGAGTATCCCACATTGAATCCAATAAACAGCGTCTTTAGACTCCGGAACTGTGCTACCCCAAACCCCACTGCCGATGGGGCAGTTTTCCGCTAACACTGGGAGTTGATTCGTAGAAGCTTGGCTAGCATCACACAGAGCATCGTCTGCCAATACGTTCGTCGACACAGTCAATACCCCGAGCAGAACACTACTACGCAGCCAGCGTGATGAAACGCTTGCTAATCCCTTAACTCTGCCGAAAGAGCCCATACCTATCCCCTGAACACTTCATCTGGAATTTGCGACACAAATAAAAAGAGTCGCAATCATTTGCGACTCTTAGTGTAGTGAGGATTGGGTTTAAAAATCAATCTCTCTCGATCACCCTTTGTAGATTTTCGGGTTAAATACATCACGTAACCAGTCACCTAATAGGTTGATTACTAGTACTAAAGTGATCAGAACCAGGCCTGGGAACGCCGTGATCCACCAAGCACCCGAGAAGATGTACTTGAAGCCGATACTGATAAGTGCACCCAGCGACGGTTGGTCAACCGGTAGACCAAGTCCAAGGAACGACAGCGCTGCTTCTGACATGATCGCGTTCGCCACCTGTACTGTTGAGATAACTAAGATTGGCGACAAACAGTTTGGCAGAATGTGACGGAACATGATGCGTGGTGCTTTAAAGCCCATCACGCGCGCCGCTTCCACGTACTCTTTCTTCTTCTCAGCCAGTACCGAAGCACGGATGGTACGCGCATACTGTGGCCATTCGGCAATACCGATGATCACCACCAGCATCAGCACCGCATATTGACTGAAGAACTCGCTGCCAAAGCTCGCCTTAAAGATAGCCGAAACAATGATCGCCACCATCATGGTTGAGAACGATAGCTGAACGTCAGCAAAGCGCATTAGGAAGCTATCAACACGACCACCGAAGTAACCCGCTGACAGACCAATAACGGTACCTAGAAGTAGCTGAAGACCTACAGCAGCAAAGCCAATCGTTAGTGATAGACGAGAGCCGTAAAGAATCGTCGACAGAATATCACGACCTTGCTCATCGGTACCCAGCGGGAAGGTTGCGTCGCCGTCTTCCATCCAAGATGGTGGCAACTCGGCATCCATAATGTCGATGGTACTGAGATCATACGGGTTATGCGGTGCAATCAACGGCGAGGCCAACGACATCACTAGAATCACCATAAAGACAGTGAAACTCGTCATCGCAACCTTGTCGCGCTTAAAGTAATACAGAAAATCCGATTGTTTGAAACGCTCCCAACGTGAAGGAACAGTTTGTACTGCTTGTGTCATGGTTATGCTCCTTTACCAGTTAGGTTTACAGTTGGGTTAATCAGGCCGTATAGCAGGTCGACAATAGTGTTCGTCACAACGAAGATAAGACCTACAAAGATAACGTACGCAGTAATAAGTGGCGTATCTACACGGTTGATTGCCTCAAGGAAAAGGAAGCCTGTACCAGGCCACTGGAATACTGTTTCGGTTAGAATGGTATACGCCACCATAGTACCGATTTGTACGCCACCTACCGTCAATACCGGCAGCATGGTGTTTTTAAGAGCGTGTTGGTAGTAGATCTTATGCAGCGCTAGACCTTTCGCCTTACCAAACTTGATGTATTCAGAGCTCAGCACTTCTAGCATTTCTGCGCGCACTAGACGAATAAACAGCGGCAACATAATGGAAGCCAGTGCGATACATGGCAGCACTAGATGCGCCAGACCATCAAGCGTTAGGAAGCCAGAGTCCCAACCAAACCAGTTTGCGGTTTCACCTCGTCCGTAGGACGGGAGCCAGCCTAGTTCGATAGAGAAGACATACATCAACATGATTGCGGTTAGGAAAACAGGGATCGAGATACCGATGCTACTGCCTGCCATCACAACTTTGGTAAAGAAACTCTTCGGGTTAATTGCAGAGTAGACCCCAAGAGGGATAGATAAACAGATTATGATTAACGTGGCACCCAGTACCAGCTCTAGCGTCGCCACTAATTTGCTCGCAATCACTTCAACCGCAGGGCGCTTGAAGAAGTATGAGTTACCTAAATCACCTTGTACCGCGTTACCAAGAAAACGCGCGTATTTCGTAATGAAGGGATCGTTGAGGCCCATTTCATCTCGCATCGCTTGACGCTCTGCTTCTGAAACCGACTGACCTACAAGTTCACGCAACGGGTCGCCCAGGTTATCCTGAATGGCAAACGCCACCAAACTGATCACAAACATCACTATCAGTGCCTGAAACAGGCGCTTGACCAGAAACGAAAACATTCCTTGCCCCTTATGTATCCATTACATTAAAAATTTCGTTCAGCCTAAAAAAACGCGCTCTGCTCGCTGAACAAAGCAGAGCGCGATTATCTGTCGCTTACTCAGCGAGAGAGTGCCGCTTACTTAACGACTAGATCACCAAAGTATGGGAAGTTCATGCCGTTGATGATTGGGCCAATCTCAACGTTAGACTTCGCTGCCCATGATGGATCTTGCCAGTGTAGAGGAACAAACGCCGCTTCATCGTATAGCGTTGCTTCAACTTGCTTAAGCATCGCGCTTCGCTTCGCTAGGTCTGTCTCAGAGTTAGATGCAGCAACAATCTTGTCCACTTCTGGGTTAGAGTAGTGACCACAGTTGTACTGACCACGACCCGTTGTTTCATCACGAGTCATTGTTAGGAACTCTGTGAAGTTCGCTGAATCTTCTGTATCTGGGTGCCAGCCGATCATCATCATGTCTGCTGCACACTTATCAAACTCTGGCCAGTATTGCGCTTTAGGCATTGTCTTCAGATCAACCTTGATGCCGATCTTAGACAGCATTGCTGCCGCAGCTTGAGCAATCTTGTCATCGTTCACGTAACGGTTGTTTGGCGCCATCATAGATAGCGTAAAGCCGTTCTCGTAACCCGCTTCCTTCATTAGCTCTTTCGCTTTCTTCAGGTCGTAGCGTGGTGTTAGCTCTTCGTTGTAACCCGCGTAACCAACTGGGCTTTGCTGACCTGCAGGTGTCGCAGCACCTTTCATGATCTTCTTAGCAATACCTTCGTTGTTGATGGCGTGAACGATAGCTTGACGAACGCGAACGTCTTTCAGCGCTTCGTTGCTGTTTTGGTTCATTTGGAACGTGATTACACGCGTACCAGGCATAGTGTATAGGTTGATGTTGCTCGCGCTATCCACACGTTTGTAGTCGTTTGGTGCTACTGGAGCAATCATGTCTACGTCGCCAGAAAGAAGTGCTGCTACACGCGTTGCTGCTTCTTTGATTGGTACAAGTGTTAGGTTATCAACGTTACCTTTTGATGCGGTATCCCAGTAGTTAGGGTTACGCTCAAACTCAACCTTGATGCCTTGCTCACGTGATTTGACCGTGAATGGGCCAGTACCAGAAACGTTAGTAGAAGCAAAAGAGTTACCGTGCTTAACGATTTCGCCTTTGTCTGTACCGTCTGCCGCTGTACCTGAGTAGAACTTGCTGTCCATTGGGAAGATGTACGTTGCCACGTTCTCAACTAGCGGGTAAGTACCGTCAGTCTTGATTTCGATGGTGTAGTCGTCAACTTTAGTCAGTGATACTAGCGGCGCAAAGATACCTTTAAAGTCAGCAGACTTCTTAAGACGCGCAAATGTCCATACTACGTCGTCAGCCGTTAGCTCGTTACCAGAGTGGAACTTAACACCTTTACGTAGGTTGAAACGCATAGTTTCGTTGTCGACACGATCCCAAGACTCAGCCAAACGAGGCTCAAATTCCATGTCTTGGTTAAAACGTACTAGTGGGTCAAATACCATGTGTGAAAGCTGCATCACACCGCCAGATAGCTGCTCTTGTGGATCAAGCGTTACTGGGTCAGCGTCGTATGCTACGGTGATGTTTGCCGCTGCAGCGCTAAAGCTCAGGCCAGCTGCCATCAAAGCCACTGCTAATTTACTTTTCATGGTTTTCATTGTGCATAACTCCTTCATGCGGGGATCCGGATCCCTTTTTGTTGTGTTTGCTTCTGCTTATATTTCCATTAGGAACTTATTTGGCTTACGCCGTTTTTACTACTTCTTCTCTTAAACCTGTAAATTCAGGCATCAAGGAAATCAGGTGTTGGCTGTATTCGTGTTGTGGGTCGGTAAACAATTGCTCGGTTGGTGCCACTTCCAGTAGCGTACCCATCTGCATTACACCCACTCGATCACACATCTGACGGATAACCGGCAAATCGTGACTGATGAACAGCATGGTGAGGTTCAGCTCTTGCTGAAGGTCTTTAAGTAAGTTCAAAATCTGCGCCTGAACCGATACATCAAGGGCTGATGTAGGCTCATCACAAATCAATAGACGTGGACGCGTTGCCAGTGCGCGCGCGATAGAAATACGCTGACGCTGACCACCGGAGAACTCATGCGGATACTTCACACCCGCCATCTTACCAAGCCCCACGTGCTCAAGCAGATCTTCAACAATCTGTTTGGTTTCTGACTCGTTTGCGGTCAGTTTGTGGAAACGAATTGGCTCAGCGATGATGTCGTAGATCTTCATACGCGGGTTCATTGAGGTGTATGGGTTTTGGAACACCATCTGCATCTGACGACGCATTGGACGGCGCTCTTTCTCCGACTTAAGTGAGGTTAAGTCGATACCCTCAAAGGTCACTTTGCCTGAGTTTGGCGCGTACAGACCCGCGATAACGCGAGCAATGGTTGATTTACCAGAACCTGACTCACCCACCAGACCAAATGTCTCGCCCTCATGAACCTCAAAGCTCACGTTGTTCGACGCCTGAACGTACTCACGACGGCTTTCGAACAAAGAATCTTTGGTCACAAAGCGAAGGTTTACGTTCTCTACGTTAAGGAGTGGACCGGTGTAGTCACGGTGATCTTGGCTTTGACCTAGCCAGTGGTTTTTTACATCAAGCGGCTCCATTTCTTGAGCTTCTTCGATGTAACTAACCAGCGGGAAGCGATCCAGTTTCATGTCTGAACGAGGAACCGCAGAAATCAGGCTACGTGTATATGGATGATCAGGGTCACCCAGTACTTTCTTAGTCGCACCAAACTCAACCAGGTCACCGCGATACATTACCGCCACCCGGTCAGTCACGTTAGAAACCACACCCATATCATGCGTAACTAGCATACAACCCACGTTGTTCTTAATGCACAGGTCGCGAATCAAACCTAAGATTTGATCTTGAATTGATACATCCAGTGCCGTGGTTGGCTCATCAGCAATGATTAGCTCAGGCTCTCCCGCTAGCGCGATAGCGATAACCACACGCTGACGCATACCACCAGAGAACTGGTGTGGGTATTGTTTAAGACGGTTTTCTGGTTGTGGGATACCCACTTGCTTCATTAGGTTAAGCGAGCGCTCATAGGCTTGCTCATCCGTCACCTTCATATTGGCGTGGATGGTCTCTTTTAATTGTTGCTCAACCGTGAAGAGTGGATTAAGTGAGGTCATTGGGTCTTGGAAAATAAACCCGATTTTTGAGCCACGAACTTTTCGCATCTGTTCAGGAGATAGACCGGAGATTTTCTCTCCATCCAAGAACACTTCGCCACCAGCGATCGTTCCTGGAGGTGATAGCAAATCAATGACCGCATTACCTACGGTCGATTTACCTGCACCAGACTCACCCACAACACCAACAATTTCGCCGCGCTCAATATTGAACGACAAATTTTTAACCGCGGCATGTACCCCATGGCGAGATGGGTATTCGATACGAAGATCTTTAACTTCTAATAATGACATTACCAGACCTCTACTGCTTTGGCAGTTTTCTGCCCCTGTCTGAAAAATTGAATCCATTCTTAGACAGCATTTTCTGCTGACTAATTACAAGTGCATCAATTTGGCAAATCTTTCACAGAAAAGCAACAAAAATAGGATAAAAATTCGAATTCAGGCAAATCTAAAGCAGTATAAATAAATATTTATGCACATTAACTACATATAGCAATGGTAAGACCTATTGAAAAACTTGATGTAGCACCAATAAAACCCACTAAAAAACGATCATAAATCGCTACACATCACGATATTAGCCACATTAATAACTAACCAGCTTCGAATAGTTATTCCACAATGATTTTAACACCATGGAAACATAAATTTTGTCACAAAGTCATTTGCAGAACTAAAGTCTAGATCTTAATCACACTTCCTAGCCTAAATGCTCAGATTTTGAAAGTGAGCAACATTTTACTCTACATTAAATTGCAACATAGTCAGTGCTATCATTATGAACAAAACTCTAGCTTTTCCAGAAAACGCAGAGCGAAGCACCATTTCTTATCTCACAAGAATCGTAGAAATGTTATTCAGCCTACTCCAAGAGACACATCAGGCTATTTATAGAAAGAAATAGTACCTAGAAGAGTAAGCTTTCGCGTTTTAATCACAGCAATCATATGAAACCAGACTAGCGAAAGTCATGAAATCGAGCTCATTAGCTCTCCTGAGTTCACTCACCTACGCCACTTCGGAGTTTTCCAACCATCGAAAACGATAAAACCCCGTCTTTTGACGAGGCTTTCGAATAGTGGTCGGTAGAGGGATGTGATTGGTTCGACACTCGACGGCAGGGCTTCCATGGGACTGGCCACCTAGCCTCCCACCCGCATGGGCTTTCCTAAAACTTATGAAAACACATACGAAAAAGGCCTTGTCTTTCGACAAGGCCTTGAATGGTGGTCGGTGAAGAGGGATTCGAACCCCCGACCCTCTGGTCCCAAACCAGATGCGCTACCAAGCTGCGCTATTCACCGACAATTTTTATTACGCTTTGCAACGTAAAGGGGAGCACTTTAATTTGAAAGGCTACCAAAATTAATGGGGTGGCTAACGAGATTCGAACTCGCGACCACCGGAATCACAATCCAGGGCTCTACCAACTGAGCTATAGCCACCACAAATTTTGTTTTGTCACCGTTAATACGATAACTAAAATAGTGGTCGGTGAAGAGGGATTCGAACCCCCGACCCTCTGGTCCCAAACCAGATGCGCTACCAAGCTGCGCTATTCACCGACGATGTTCTTTTCAGAACGATTTCGTTTCGATTAAATCAAAACAGGAGACAAAAGTCACCGAAATAATGGGGTGGCTAACGAGATTCGAACTCGCGACCACCGGAATCACAATCCAGGGCTCTACCAACTGAGCTATAGCCACCACTATTTGTTGCCAATAATTATATCCGGATGGCACGCCCGAAAGGATTCGAACCTTCGACCTTTGGCTCCGGAGGCCAACGCTCTATCCAGCTGAGCTACGGGCGCATGCCCTATCGGCGGATGGGAATAATACGGATATCACACTATGTCGTAAAGTACTTTTTCAACTTTTTTTCTCGTTTGTTGTCTTTTTCAGCACTTTGGTACCGAAAATAGTAGCTTGACGATGTGATTCACCCCGTGAAGCTGAAAAGTTGTGGTTTATTGCAACAAGTTAACAGGATATAATCACCCAATGTTTACATTGATTTAACAGCTGTTAGATCAGCAAGCAGAATAAAATCGTATAAATGAATAGCAAGCACCGACTTGCTACCTTGTTGGATAGTAAAGTGAGTTTAATGGATATGTCTCGTCGAATCTTAACTGTGTTGGTCGCTGCACTAACTTTTTCTACTGCCTCTTTTGCAGCGGATGTGAGCCAAGAAGAATATGACGCTATCGCAGAGCGTATTAAACCTGTTGGTGGTGTTTACTTAGCCGGCAGCGAGCCAGTTGCTGCAGAGCCGACTGGTCCACGCGATGGTGCAACTGTTTACAACACCTTCTGTACAGCTTGTCACTCAATTGGGGTGAGTGGTGCACCGAAAACGGGTGATGCGGGTGATTGGGCTCCGCGTATTGCACAAGGCAAAGACGTGCTAGCGGATCACGCAATCAACGGCTTTAACGCAATGCCAGCAAAAGGCTCTTGTATGGATTGTTCGGATCAAGAAATCATCGATGCTATCGAGCACATGATTGCTGGTCTGTAATTCAGAAAAAGCACTCTATATAAAGAAGGGGCTCACTAACCAGTGAGCCCCTTCTTTATATAGAGTGCAAAATGTCGTTACTTCTTATTGAACATCGCACGAATATTGGCAATGTGCGCTTGGCCTTTTTGCATCCGCTCTTCGGCAGAGACTGGCTTTTTGGATTGCTCCCAATCGACATCATCAAATGGAAGCTCATCTAGGAAACGACTATGCTCGGGTTTGATGAGCTCACCAAACTGACGGCGCTCTTTACAAATAGTAAATGTCAGCTCTTTTTGTGCCCGCGTGATACCCACATACATAAGTCGGCGCTCTTCCTCGACGTTGTCCTCATCAATACTGGTTTGATGCGGCAAAATCCCCTCTTCCGATCCAATCAAATAGACATAAGGGAACTCCAAGCCTTTTGAGGCATGCAGAGTCATAAGTTGAACAGCGTCGCTATCATCATCTTCTTCACCGCGCTCCATCATGTCACGCAAAGTAAGGCGCTGAACCACCTCTTTAAGTGTCTTCTCTTCTTTATCGTAATTGTCGCCCTCTAAGTCTGCGACAATCCAGGAATAGAGATCCGACACGTTCTTCATGCGCATTTCTGCTGCTTTTGCGCTTGATGAAGTCTCGTAGAGCCAGTCTTCGTAATTAATATCACGAACTAAGGCGCGCACAGCTTCTACTGTGTTTCCACGCTCGGCATTGTCGCCAATGGTCACTATCCATTGAGTAAAGCGACGCAGATTCTCAAGCCCCCGACCAGTTAGGTGCTGCTCTAGCCCCAACTCAAAACTGGCTTCGAACAGGCTCTTGCTACGCATATTGGCGTAGCTACCCAGCTTCTCCAATGTCGCCGGTCCAATTTCTCGACGCGGCGTATTGACGATGCGCAAGAATGCATTGTCATCGTCCGGGTTCACCAACACACGCAGGTAAGCCATGATGTCTTTAATTTCGGCACGAGCAAAAAACGAGGTGCCACCCGAGATCTTGTAAGGTACTCGGTTTTGCATCAACGCCTTTTCAATCAAGCGCGATTGATGGTTGCCTCTATATAAGACGGCATAATCACGATAATCGGTGCGATTAACAAAGCGGTGTGCAATAAGCTCGCCCGTAACGCGCTCTGCCTCATGTTCTTCATTCTTGGCTTTGAGTACCTTGAGCTTTTCGCCATCAGGGATCTCTGAGAACAGTGATTTCTCGAAAACGTGTGGGTTGTTAGCAATCAAGATATTCGCCGCACGCAGAATTCGACTCGTTGAACGATAGTTCTGCTCGAGCATCACCGCTTTAAGATTTGGGAAATCTTTGTTAAGCAGAACCAAGTTCTGAGGCTTAGCACCGCGCCATGAATAGATAGACTGATCGTCATCGCCTACCACGGTAAAACGAGCTCGCTCGCCAACAAGCAGCTTAACCAGCTCATACTGGCTGGTATTGGTATCTTGATACTCATCCACCAGCAAATACTGAATGCGTTTTTGCCAGCGTTCGCGCACTTCTTGGTTGGTTTTAAGCAAAATCACTGGCAACGCAATCAGATCATCAAAATCGAGCGCGTTGTATGCTTTCATCTGGATTTGGTACATCTCAAAACAGTAAGCAAATAACTGCTCTTGCTCTGATCGCGCACTGCCTTTGACCTGCTCAGGAGTGAGCAGGTCGTTTTTCCAGTTCGATATGGAACTCAGTAGCAAGCGCAACAAATCTTTATCGCCATCAAGCTGCTTTTCTGTCAGCTCTTTGAGCAAAGCCATCTGATCCTGATCGTCGAATAGAGAGAAGCCAGCTTTCAAACCCAGCGCTTTGTACTCGCGGCGGATAATATTCAGCCCCATGGTATGGAACGTCGATACCATCAAGCCTTTTGATTCATTCTTTCCTAAGGTTTGCCCTACACGCTCTTTCATTTCGCGCGCAGCTTTATTGGTAAACGTCACCGCAGCGATATTTCTCGCCTTATACCCGCAGTTTTGTACTAGGTAGGCTATCTTATTAGTAATCACGCGGGTTTTACCCGACCCTGCGCCGGCAAGAACCAGACATGGACCAGAGACGTATTTAACCGCCATATCTTGCTGCGGATTTAGCTTCATTGAAGTGCTCACTAGTGAAGTTTTGTAACGCGCACATAATAGACTGCGAATGCAGACAATGCCATGTCCCGTAGGTTTTTTTAACCTTTATAAAAGAAGGTTAAAAAATAAGTTGCACAAATATGCCCAGATTGTTTTATAATGAATGAACGTTCATTCACTGATAAGCGGATGGCTAATGATGGCAATCAATACCAACGACAAACGACTGCAAATCCTAGAAGCGGCGCAAAAAATGGTCGCCGAAGTTGGGATACAGGGCGTGTCGATGCAAAAACTCGCCAATAGAGCAGGTGTCGCAGCCGGCACAATTTATCGATACTTCGATGATAAGGACCATCTTTTAGAAGAGCTACGACAGTTTGTGGTGTCTCGCATGGCGAAGGCAGTACAAGAAGGCGTGGATGCGGACAAACCGCTCAAGGAGCAGTATCGCACCATGTGGTTAAACATTTGGCGGGTAGCAGCCTCCAATATCGACTCGTTAAAGACTCGCGTCCAATACGATTCGATTCCTTCAAAAAATAGTTATGAAACTCGGGAACAGGAACGAAAAATGTTTGCCCAAGTGGATAACCTATTCAACGAAGGAAAGAAACAAGGGGTTTTCAAAAACCTCGATAATGAAATTCTGTCTGGACTAAGCTTAGAAGCAAGCGTATCGCTTGCTCGCAAGCATGCTCTGGGTCTGTATCAACTTGATGATGCATCGCTGGAAGCTGCGATTGAAGCAAGTTGGGATGCAATTATTAAACACTAATGTGGAGTTCTCGTTAGAATGAAAAAGTGGACATTTTTCATGCTACTTATCGCAATACTGCTGTTCGGCAGTGTGATAGGTTTCAACCTGTTCAAGCAACAGAAAATTGCTGAGTATTTAGCTAACCGCCCGGAGCCTGAGTTTCCAGTCACCGTGACCACTGTTAAACCTGTAGATTGGGTACCAGTTATCGAAGCCATCGGTTTCGTAGAACCTAACCAAGGTGTCACGCTGACTTCAGAAACGAGTGGTGTGATCAGCAATATCTCGTTTGCATCTGGCTCTATGGTTGAAAAGGGTCAATTGCTGGTATCTCTGGACTCAGACGTAGAAAAAGCGAACCTTAAAAGTTCACAGGCGCGTCTACCTGCAGCGAAAGCAAAGTACGAGCGTTACCAAGGTCTTTACAAGAAAGGCTCTATCTCTCGTGAAGCTTACGATGATGCCGAAGCGAGCTACTTCTCTCTATCCGCGGATATCGAAAGCTTGAAAGCTCAGATTGACCGCCGTGAGATCAAAGCGCCATTCTCTGGTGTTGTTGGTATCCGTAACGTATTCCTTGGTCAATACCTAC
The Vibrio sp. CB1-14 DNA segment above includes these coding regions:
- a CDS encoding TetR/AcrR family transcriptional regulator, giving the protein MAINTNDKRLQILEAAQKMVAEVGIQGVSMQKLANRAGVAAGTIYRYFDDKDHLLEELRQFVVSRMAKAVQEGVDADKPLKEQYRTMWLNIWRVAASNIDSLKTRVQYDSIPSKNSYETREQERKMFAQVDNLFNEGKKQGVFKNLDNEILSGLSLEASVSLARKHALGLYQLDDASLEAAIEASWDAIIKH
- a CDS encoding efflux RND transporter periplasmic adaptor subunit, whose protein sequence is MKKWTFFMLLIAILLFGSVIGFNLFKQQKIAEYLANRPEPEFPVTVTTVKPVDWVPVIEAIGFVEPNQGVTLTSETSGVISNISFASGSMVEKGQLLVSLDSDVEKANLKSSQARLPAAKAKYERYQGLYKKGSISREAYDDAEASYFSLSADIESLKAQIDRREIKAPFSGVVGIRNVFLGQYLQPSDDIVRLEDTSLMKLRFTVPQTDFSRVSIGQDVDIFVDAYPNQPFKGSISAIEPAVSIQSGLIQVQADIPNNDGKLRSGMFARANIILPKLENQVTLPQTAITFTLYGDNVYVVTDVDGEKRVKQQVVKVGERTGDIAHILEGVSPDDIIVTSGQVRLSNDVKVKVVESDATVPPAETPML
- a CDS encoding c-type cytochrome, whose amino-acid sequence is MDMSRRILTVLVAALTFSTASFAADVSQEEYDAIAERIKPVGGVYLAGSEPVAAEPTGPRDGATVYNTFCTACHSIGVSGAPKTGDAGDWAPRIAQGKDVLADHAINGFNAMPAKGSCMDCSDQEIIDAIEHMIAGL
- the rep gene encoding DNA helicase Rep produces the protein MKLNPQQDMAVKYVSGPCLVLAGAGSGKTRVITNKIAYLVQNCGYKARNIAAVTFTNKAAREMKERVGQTLGKNESKGLMVSTFHTMGLNIIRREYKALGLKAGFSLFDDQDQMALLKELTEKQLDGDKDLLRLLLSSISNWKNDLLTPEQVKGSARSEQEQLFAYCFEMYQIQMKAYNALDFDDLIALPVILLKTNQEVRERWQKRIQYLLVDEYQDTNTSQYELVKLLVGERARFTVVGDDDQSIYSWRGAKPQNLVLLNKDFPNLKAVMLEQNYRSTSRILRAANILIANNPHVFEKSLFSEIPDGEKLKVLKAKNEEHEAERVTGELIAHRFVNRTDYRDYAVLYRGNHQSRLIEKALMQNRVPYKISGGTSFFARAEIKDIMAYLRVLVNPDDDNAFLRIVNTPRREIGPATLEKLGSYANMRSKSLFEASFELGLEQHLTGRGLENLRRFTQWIVTIGDNAERGNTVEAVRALVRDINYEDWLYETSSSAKAAEMRMKNVSDLYSWIVADLEGDNYDKEEKTLKEVVQRLTLRDMMERGEEDDDSDAVQLMTLHASKGLEFPYVYLIGSEEGILPHQTSIDEDNVEEERRLMYVGITRAQKELTFTICKERRQFGELIKPEHSRFLDELPFDDVDWEQSKKPVSAEERMQKGQAHIANIRAMFNKK